DNA sequence from the Thermodesulfobacteriota bacterium genome:
CGCGGGTTCGAATCCCGTTGTCCGCTCCAGGTTGTCTCCGGACGTCGGGCGCCTCGTACTTGCCTGGGGCGGCTCGACGGCTGGCGGCCCCGGTCTCGCGGCCGTGGCGACGGGCTGCGGCGACCACATGTGGCGGTGTCTGGCAAAAGTGGGCAAGAAAAGCCCGCTTTTTTTTTTCGGCCGGGGCCAGGGCCGGTGCAAAGGGGTGGGGAATGGCCGGCACTGTCAGGGACAAGGACAGCGGCACCGAGCGGATCCTGGCCGCGGTGCGGGCGCTGGCCCTGCCCATCGTCGAAGGCCTGGGTCTCGAGCTGTTCGATCTGCAGTTCCGGCGGGAGCAGCCTGGCTGGGTGCTGCGGCTGGTCATTGATGCCGAAAACGGCATCAGTCTCGATGATTGCACGATGGTGAGCCGGGAGCTCAGCGACCTTCTGGATGTGGAGGAGGTCATCGACCGGCCCTTTCATCTGGAGGTGTCGTCGCCGGGCCTGGACCGGCCCCTGCGGGGCGAGCGCGACTTTGTGCGCTTCGCCGGCCGGCGGGCCAAGGTGGTCTGCCGGGAGCCGGTGGCCGGGCAGAAGGCCCTGGAGGGGGTTCTGGCCGGCGTCCGGGAGGGCGCGCTTGTCCTGGCTACCGGCCAGGGCGAGGTGGCGATCCCGCTGGATTGCATCAGCCGATCCCGGCTGGTGGTGGAATGGTGAGAGCAGAAGGGCCAGCCTGCGGTCAGGCGGCCGTGAGGGCTTCTTGAAGTCAGGAGAACAGGGAACATGTCGGAGCTGCGGAGGATCATCGATCAGATCAGCAGGGACAAGGGGATCGAGCGCACGCTGCTCGTCGAGACCCTGGAGGAGGCGGTCCGCTCTGCTGTGAAGAAGCGCTACGGCCAGCGCCGGGACCGGGATCTGGAGGTCGCGTACAACGACGAGCTGGGGGAGATCGAGGTCTTCTGCTTCCGCACCGTGGTGGAGGAGGTGGCCGACCCGGAGGCGGAGATCTCTCTGGACGAGGCCCTGGCCCTGGATCCCGAGACCCAGCTTGGGGACGACATCGGCACCAAGATCACCAACATCGCCGATCTGGGGCGGATCGCCGCCCAGTCTGCCAAGCAGGTCATCATCCAGAAGATGAAGGACGCCGAGTGCGATGTCATCTACGACATGTTCAAGGATCGGCGGGGGGAGATCGTCAACGGCATTGTCCAACGCTTCGAGCGGGGCAACATCATCGTCAATCTGGGGCGCACCGACGCCATCCTGCCCACCAACGAGCAGA
Encoded proteins:
- a CDS encoding transcription termination/antitermination protein NusA — its product is MSELRRIIDQISRDKGIERTLLVETLEEAVRSAVKKRYGQRRDRDLEVAYNDELGEIEVFCFRTVVEEVADPEAEISLDEALALDPETQLGDDIGTKITNIADLGRIAAQSAKQVIIQKMKDAECDVIYDMFKDRRGEIVNGIVQRFERGNIIVNLGRTDAILPTNEQIPKKSYRQGDRIRAYLLDVRKTIREPQLVLSRTHPNFLMKLFAMEVPEIAEGIVQIMGAARE
- the rimP gene encoding ribosome maturation factor RimP, with the protein product MAGTVRDKDSGTERILAAVRALALPIVEGLGLELFDLQFRREQPGWVLRLVIDAENGISLDDCTMVSRELSDLLDVEEVIDRPFHLEVSSPGLDRPLRGERDFVRFAGRRAKVVCREPVAGQKALEGVLAGVREGALVLATGQGEVAIPLDCISRSRLVVEW